From Oligoflexia bacterium, the proteins below share one genomic window:
- a CDS encoding mechanosensitive ion channel — protein sequence MNAFVNSVFESDYIEKFIAIWNFPLVTFSGRSISVSNIVIAVFVLITGLIFSKLISKILERHFFKKFRLDIATSATVRVISNYIFIVLFSLLALHFANIPLTIFTFLGGAIALGVGFGSQSIINNFISGLIVLFERPVKVGDFIEIDSTLGLVEHIGSRSTRLLKPDNTHAIMPNSWLLEKKVLNWNYRDRKVRTSVLVGVAYGSNVENVFKQLNFACEQNSQILKKPVPTVLFESFGDNALLFEVIFWVEVDNLLQRRQIESSLRFEINQLFTKHKITIAFPQRDVHLDASKPLPIQMIQISEQTKP from the coding sequence ATGAATGCCTTTGTAAATTCTGTTTTTGAATCTGACTATATAGAAAAGTTTATCGCTATTTGGAATTTTCCCTTGGTTACTTTTTCTGGAAGAAGTATCTCTGTAAGCAATATTGTTATCGCAGTTTTTGTTCTTATTACTGGCTTAATTTTTTCCAAATTGATCAGTAAAATTTTAGAACGCCATTTTTTTAAAAAGTTTAGGCTAGATATTGCAACCTCTGCAACGGTTAGAGTGATAAGCAATTATATTTTTATTGTTTTATTTTCACTTTTGGCGCTGCATTTTGCAAATATACCGCTTACCATATTTACTTTTCTTGGTGGTGCCATTGCTTTAGGAGTTGGTTTTGGAAGTCAAAGCATTATTAACAATTTTATCAGTGGCCTTATTGTCCTCTTTGAACGCCCCGTTAAAGTTGGTGATTTTATTGAAATAGACAGTACTTTGGGTTTAGTAGAGCATATAGGCTCACGCAGCACTCGACTGCTTAAACCAGATAATACGCATGCAATTATGCCCAACAGTTGGTTGCTTGAAAAAAAAGTATTGAACTGGAATTATAGAGATAGAAAAGTGAGAACCTCTGTGTTGGTGGGGGTTGCTTATGGCAGTAATGTTGAGAATGTTTTTAAACAGTTGAACTTTGCTTGTGAACAAAACTCCCAAATTCTTAAAAAACCCGTTCCAACCGTATTGTTTGAGTCTTTTGGTGATAACGCCTTATTATTTGAAGTGATTTTTTGGGTTGAGGTGGATAACCTACTACAAAGACGGCAGATTGAAAGCAGCTTGAGGTTTGAAATCAATCAATTGTTTACAAAACATAAAATCACCATAGCTTTCCCACAAAGAGATGTTCATCTAGATGCCTCAAAACCTTTGCCTATACAAATGATCCAAATTTCAGAACAAACAAAACCATAA
- a CDS encoding alpha/beta hydrolase, with translation MKNSVKYTSLLLALAVIVFFYSAPKIRNFVHNKNAYRPLFKTSSGNGKKVLFLHGLSGTHAYWVPLKNSLDKSRYHTVALDLLGFGQSPWPDVEYSMDDHINAILSSLDPGEFTIVAHSLGTLIALELKHRYPERFKKLVLLAPLEIKDRDVLKKILKKRNMIESVMALDRFWAPLVCHIHEALGPLSFYMLRPFIPKYLPDNIVEGARLHRWESYNGSLENIVLNKQSSNYLNNDFEGIDIYMGVSDPYSKPLTSTLDQTSYRLLIGGHNFIWENSDNVKFILSHSFGR, from the coding sequence ATGAAAAATAGTGTCAAATATACTTCACTGTTGTTAGCACTTGCAGTTATAGTCTTTTTCTATAGCGCACCTAAAATTAGAAATTTTGTTCACAATAAAAATGCCTATAGACCACTGTTCAAAACTTCCTCAGGAAACGGGAAAAAAGTTCTGTTTTTACATGGACTATCTGGAACTCACGCCTATTGGGTGCCGCTCAAAAATTCTTTGGATAAAAGTAGGTACCACACCGTAGCGCTAGATTTACTAGGTTTTGGACAGTCTCCATGGCCAGATGTTGAATATTCGATGGATGATCATATTAATGCGATTCTTTCTTCCCTTGATCCAGGAGAATTTACTATCGTCGCACATTCTTTAGGTACGTTAATCGCACTTGAGCTTAAGCATAGATATCCTGAACGATTTAAAAAGTTAGTTTTGCTAGCACCTCTCGAAATAAAAGATAGAGATGTTTTAAAGAAGATTCTGAAAAAGCGAAATATGATTGAATCTGTTATGGCGTTAGATAGATTTTGGGCACCTTTAGTCTGTCATATACATGAAGCGCTAGGGCCACTTTCTTTTTATATGCTTAGACCTTTCATTCCAAAATATCTTCCCGATAATATTGTAGAAGGTGCTAGACTTCATCGTTGGGAATCTTATAATGGGTCATTGGAGAATATTGTTTTAAATAAACAGAGCAGCAACTATTTAAATAATGATTTTGAAGGTATTGATATTTATATGGGAGTATCAGATCCCTATAGTAAACCCCTTACTTCTACTTTAGATCAGACTAGTTATAGACTTTTAATCGGAGGGCATAATTTTATCTGGGAAAATTCAGATAATGTAAAATTTATTTTAAGCCATAGTTTTGGAAGATAG
- a CDS encoding glutaredoxin family protein, translating to MEKTAQLYRMVMEKHICPFGIKAKYLLEKNGYTVEDHHLKTREETDRFKDKHSVETTPQAFINGERIGGYTDLLKYFGKAKNETANKKTYKPIIAVFSVTSLLAISLVYFSSGKFQLVRSLELFIALSMCVLAILKLRDLESFTNQFLGYDLLAKRWVPYAYIYPFAEAGSGILMAGKQLTFISAPVAMFIGLIGGISVFYAVYIQKRDLKCACVGGNSNVPLGFISLTENIMMVSMAIWMIINVKVS from the coding sequence ATGGAAAAAACTGCACAGCTTTACCGTATGGTGATGGAAAAACATATTTGTCCATTTGGCATAAAAGCTAAATATTTGCTTGAGAAAAATGGATATACGGTTGAGGATCATCACTTAAAAACTCGAGAGGAAACAGATCGATTTAAAGATAAACATAGTGTTGAGACAACACCACAAGCTTTTATAAATGGTGAGAGGATTGGTGGCTATACAGACCTTCTAAAATATTTTGGCAAAGCTAAAAATGAAACTGCTAATAAAAAAACCTATAAGCCTATTATCGCTGTATTTTCTGTTACATCTCTTTTAGCAATTTCTTTGGTATATTTCAGCTCAGGTAAGTTTCAGCTAGTACGATCTTTGGAGTTATTTATTGCTTTGAGCATGTGTGTGCTGGCAATTTTAAAATTAAGAGATCTGGAGTCTTTTACAAATCAATTTCTTGGCTATGACTTGTTGGCTAAGCGGTGGGTTCCTTATGCATATATTTATCCTTTTGCTGAAGCTGGATCAGGTATTTTAATGGCTGGAAAACAATTAACATTTATTTCAGCTCCAGTAGCAATGTTTATAGGTTTGATTGGAGGCATATCAGTTTTTTATGCCGTTTATATTCAAAAACGAGATTTGAAATGCGCTTGTGTGGGAGGAAATAGCAATGTACCTTTAGGGTTCATTTCTCTAACTGAGAATATTATGATGGTGAGTATGGCAATATGGATGATCATTAATGTAAAAGTCAGTTAA
- a CDS encoding DUF305 domain-containing protein: MNSYTRFFSMIFTSTLVMLVLMYLNTYSIDHVFFSETRLYMTIYMGAAMAIIMLLFMLHMYENKSKNITILLVSFTFFIAGFFLVRSQATIEDKSWMKAMIPHHSIAVLTSERAGIEDLRVKKLANQIIEAQRREIKEMKWLIQDIKKNGIAKNQVEANNRPIPQFKGDL, from the coding sequence ATGAATTCTTATACACGATTTTTTAGCATGATTTTTACATCTACATTGGTCATGTTAGTACTTATGTATTTAAATACATATTCAATAGATCATGTGTTCTTTAGCGAAACCCGATTATACATGACCATCTATATGGGAGCTGCAATGGCAATTATTATGCTTTTATTTATGCTTCATATGTACGAAAATAAAAGCAAGAATATTACTATTTTACTGGTTTCGTTTACGTTTTTTATCGCTGGATTTTTTTTGGTTCGCTCCCAAGCAACGATTGAAGATAAGTCATGGATGAAAGCAATGATTCCTCACCATTCAATTGCTGTACTAACCAGTGAACGTGCTGGTATTGAAGACCTTAGAGTGAAAAAATTAGCAAATCAAATTATAGAAGCACAGCGTAGAGAAATCAAAGAGATGAAGTGGTTAATTCAGGATATAAAGAAAAATGGTATTGCAAAAAATCAAGTAGAGGCAAACAACAGGCCCATTCCACAATTTAAAGGAGATTTATAA
- a CDS encoding heme-binding domain-containing protein codes for MKLRLAVIAIGFVLLCEWVNAHEPALHKNKETLNFNNKKSLKVDQNGFEIISNEPTKKQLDKINALYQKKVYKIFKKKCLDCHGSSNSKPWYAQIPGPKKLINNDIKEAKKHMDMSKGFPFKGHGAPVDDLDAIERVLKEDSMPPFRYKLVHWWSGVTAKEKSTIHQWIEESKKIIKIKKGK; via the coding sequence ATGAAACTGAGATTAGCAGTGATTGCAATAGGTTTTGTTTTACTATGTGAGTGGGTAAATGCGCATGAGCCAGCTCTTCATAAAAACAAAGAAACTTTAAATTTTAATAATAAAAAATCTTTAAAGGTAGATCAAAATGGTTTTGAAATCATTTCTAATGAACCAACAAAAAAACAGCTTGATAAAATAAACGCTTTATATCAGAAAAAAGTATACAAAATTTTCAAAAAAAAATGTCTAGATTGTCATGGTAGTTCTAACTCAAAGCCATGGTATGCCCAAATTCCTGGCCCAAAAAAACTAATCAACAATGATATTAAAGAAGCTAAGAAGCATATGGATATGAGCAAGGGTTTTCCTTTTAAAGGACATGGAGCACCTGTTGATGACCTTGATGCTATTGAAAGAGTTTTAAAAGAGGATTCCATGCCACCATTTCGTTATAAGCTAGTGCACTGGTGGTCTGGAGTAACAGCAAAAGAAAAGTCTACAATTCATCAGTGGATTGAAGAAAGTAAAAAAATAATAAAAATAAAAAAAGGAAAGTAA
- a CDS encoding efflux RND transporter permease subunit: MNNSNQNDAMLNKTIGFFLENKLVVFLLVAFFLTWGAMVAPFDWDIPGLPRNPVPVDAIPDIGENQQIVFTKWMGRSPQDVDDQITYPLTVSLLGIPGVKTIRSNSFFGFSSIYIIFKEDVDFYWSRSRILEKLSSLPADTLPEGVKPSLGPDATALGQVFWYTLEGRDKEGKPTGGWDLDELRTQQDWYVRYALQAVEGVSEVASVGGFIKEYQIDVDPDAMRANKVTLDHVYHAIRNSNVDVGARTIEVNSAEYVIRGLGFIKNLKDVERTVVTVRNNSPVYVRDIAHVSFGPALRRGALDKGGAEAVGGVVVARYGENPLATIKRVKEQIKKITPGLPSKILNDGTHSQLSIVPFYDRSGLIYETLGTLNKALAEEILVTIIVILLTVLHFRSSFLISGLLPLSVLMCFIAMKQFGVDANVVALSGIAIAIGTMVDMGIVLSENILKHLKDKKPEESQTAVIFEATREVASAVMTAVATTVVSFLPVFAMEGAEGKLFKPLAFTKTFALIASLVVALFILPAIADILFRIKKPKLEKVQHRFIALGLLLGGILYTALYHVWIGALLILFSLYLGFKERLPVTIMNKIKEPLIAMAVLLVGFILTKNWLPLGNQKGFLPNLLFVALVTTLVLGSFYYFQKRYEGILVWALTNKKKFLLIPGIIFVFGGWVWANLGKEFMPPLDEGSYLYMPTTMPHASIGEALDVLQKLDLAMGSIPEVETAVGKLGRADTPLDPAPISMFEIVVNYKPEYKVDKNGKRLRFKYDRKKDDFVRSFKGELIPDRRGKPYRNWRKHIKHADDIWKELTKVAQMPGTTSAPKLQPIAARIIMLQSGMRAPMGLKIKGPDLKTIESFGLQIEQLLKEVPSIEADSVIADRIVGKPYLEIKIDRDAIARYGISIRKVQDIIEIAIGGRQVTTTVEGRERYPVRVRYQRELRDDIESLEDILVPASDGTQIPLIQLSEIQYVRGPQVIKSEDTFLTGYVLFDKKPQKAEVDVVEEASAFLNQQIKSGALTVPSGISFDFAGNYENQLRSEKKLRVVLPLALFIIFLILYFQFKAVSTTLIVFSGILLAWSGGFILIWLYGQNWFMNFGFFGVNLHNLFQMGPINLSVAVWVGFLALFGIASDDGVMMATYLKQSFEKSKPQSINEIQKAVVIGAKKRIRPCMMTTATTVLALVPVLTSSGRGSDIMLPMAIPSVGGMLVAVITTLLVPVLFSSIQERKLLK; this comes from the coding sequence ATGAATAACTCAAATCAAAATGACGCTATGTTAAACAAAACGATTGGATTTTTCTTAGAAAATAAACTCGTGGTGTTTTTGCTTGTGGCTTTCTTCTTAACTTGGGGAGCTATGGTGGCTCCATTTGATTGGGACATACCAGGGCTTCCTCGTAACCCTGTCCCAGTTGATGCCATTCCAGATATTGGTGAAAACCAACAAATTGTATTTACCAAGTGGATGGGGAGATCGCCACAAGATGTAGATGATCAAATTACGTATCCTTTAACTGTTTCACTTTTAGGCATTCCTGGAGTCAAAACCATTAGGAGCAACTCGTTTTTTGGATTCTCTAGTATCTATATTATTTTTAAAGAAGACGTTGATTTTTACTGGTCTCGTTCGAGGATTCTTGAAAAACTTTCTAGTCTTCCTGCGGATACACTTCCTGAAGGGGTGAAGCCAAGCTTGGGACCAGATGCCACCGCTTTGGGGCAAGTTTTTTGGTACACACTAGAAGGAAGAGATAAAGAGGGTAAACCAACTGGAGGATGGGATTTAGATGAACTGAGAACCCAACAAGATTGGTATGTTCGTTATGCACTTCAAGCAGTTGAAGGTGTTTCAGAAGTTGCTTCTGTAGGTGGTTTTATCAAAGAGTATCAAATTGATGTCGATCCTGATGCTATGCGCGCGAATAAAGTTACTTTGGATCATGTGTATCATGCGATTCGAAATTCAAATGTGGATGTGGGTGCCCGCACGATCGAAGTCAACAGCGCTGAATATGTTATTCGTGGTTTGGGTTTTATCAAAAACCTTAAAGATGTTGAACGTACGGTTGTCACCGTTCGAAATAATTCTCCTGTTTATGTACGAGATATTGCCCATGTTAGTTTTGGTCCAGCTTTACGTAGAGGAGCTTTAGACAAAGGCGGGGCAGAAGCTGTCGGCGGTGTGGTTGTGGCTCGTTATGGAGAAAACCCGTTGGCCACAATAAAACGCGTCAAAGAGCAAATTAAAAAAATTACACCCGGTCTACCCAGTAAAATATTAAATGATGGAACGCACTCTCAACTTTCTATTGTTCCATTTTATGATCGATCAGGACTTATTTATGAAACCTTAGGAACCTTAAATAAAGCATTGGCCGAAGAAATTTTAGTGACTATAATTGTGATTCTTCTCACAGTCCTTCATTTTAGAAGCTCTTTTCTTATTTCTGGATTGCTGCCTCTTTCGGTTTTGATGTGTTTTATCGCTATGAAACAATTCGGAGTAGATGCAAATGTTGTAGCTCTTTCTGGTATTGCAATTGCGATCGGAACCATGGTTGATATGGGTATTGTACTGAGTGAAAATATTCTTAAACATTTAAAAGATAAAAAGCCTGAAGAGTCTCAAACCGCTGTAATTTTTGAAGCAACTAGAGAGGTTGCAAGTGCCGTAATGACTGCTGTAGCAACAACAGTGGTAAGTTTTCTTCCAGTATTTGCGATGGAAGGTGCTGAAGGTAAACTTTTTAAACCCTTAGCATTTACCAAAACATTTGCTTTAATTGCATCTCTTGTTGTCGCTCTTTTTATTCTTCCAGCCATAGCAGACATTTTATTTCGTATAAAAAAACCAAAATTAGAAAAAGTGCAACATCGTTTTATAGCTTTAGGTCTTTTGCTTGGTGGAATTCTTTATACTGCTCTTTATCATGTATGGATTGGCGCTCTTCTTATTCTTTTTTCACTTTACCTTGGTTTCAAAGAGCGCTTACCAGTTACAATCATGAATAAAATTAAAGAGCCCTTAATTGCGATGGCTGTTCTATTGGTAGGCTTTATACTTACCAAAAATTGGCTTCCTTTAGGCAATCAAAAAGGATTTTTACCTAATTTACTCTTTGTGGCTTTAGTTACAACCTTAGTTCTCGGTAGTTTTTATTATTTTCAAAAACGTTATGAAGGTATTTTGGTATGGGCTTTGACGAATAAAAAAAAGTTTCTTTTGATTCCTGGTATAATTTTCGTGTTTGGTGGATGGGTATGGGCAAATTTAGGTAAAGAGTTTATGCCTCCATTAGACGAAGGCTCTTATTTATATATGCCTACCACTATGCCACATGCTTCTATTGGTGAAGCATTAGATGTGCTTCAAAAATTAGATCTTGCTATGGGGTCTATACCCGAAGTCGAAACAGCAGTTGGAAAATTAGGGCGTGCAGATACCCCTCTTGATCCAGCTCCAATTTCAATGTTTGAAATTGTAGTGAATTACAAACCTGAATATAAAGTAGATAAAAACGGGAAAAGATTACGCTTTAAATATGATCGAAAAAAAGATGATTTTGTTCGTTCATTCAAGGGTGAATTAATTCCAGACAGAAGAGGTAAGCCATATAGAAATTGGCGAAAACATATTAAGCATGCTGATGATATTTGGAAGGAGTTGACAAAAGTAGCCCAGATGCCTGGAACGACATCTGCGCCTAAACTTCAACCTATTGCAGCACGTATCATTATGTTGCAAAGTGGAATGCGAGCTCCGATGGGGTTAAAGATTAAAGGACCAGATTTAAAAACCATTGAGTCTTTTGGTTTACAAATTGAACAACTTTTAAAGGAAGTTCCTTCCATTGAAGCTGATTCAGTCATTGCAGATAGAATTGTAGGAAAACCATATTTAGAAATTAAAATTGATCGAGATGCTATAGCTCGTTACGGAATTTCAATAAGAAAAGTTCAGGATATTATTGAAATCGCTATTGGTGGTCGTCAAGTTACAACAACAGTGGAAGGGCGAGAGCGTTATCCGGTACGAGTCCGTTATCAAAGAGAACTTCGAGATGATATTGAGTCTCTTGAGGATATTTTGGTTCCGGCTTCTGATGGTACGCAAATCCCATTGATTCAATTATCAGAGATTCAATACGTTCGAGGGCCACAAGTAATTAAGAGCGAAGACACATTTCTTACGGGATACGTGCTATTTGATAAAAAACCACAAAAAGCCGAGGTTGACGTCGTTGAAGAAGCTTCAGCATTTTTAAACCAACAGATTAAAAGTGGTGCTTTGACTGTGCCTTCTGGTATTTCATTTGATTTTGCAGGAAACTATGAAAACCAATTGCGTTCTGAAAAGAAGCTACGTGTGGTGTTGCCACTGGCATTATTTATTATTTTTCTTATTCTTTATTTTCAGTTTAAGGCGGTATCGACAACACTTATTGTGTTTTCCGGGATTTTGCTAGCATGGTCAGGCGGTTTCATATTGATATGGCTTTATGGGCAGAACTGGTTTATGAATTTTGGATTCTTTGGAGTCAACCTTCATAATCTTTTTCAAATGGGTCCAATCAACCTTAGTGTGGCTGTTTGGGTTGGGTTTTTAGCTTTATTTGGAATTGCATCTGATGACGGCGTAATGATGGCGACATACCTTAAGCAAAGTTTTGAAAAGTCTAAGCCACAGTCTATAAATGAAATTCAAAAAGCAGTTGTGATTGGAGCAAAGAAAAGAATACGCCCATGTATGATGACGACGGCTACCACAGTGTTAGCTTTAGTTCCAGTGTTAACGAGTTCAGGTAGAGGTTCCGATATTATGCTTCCTATGGCGATACCTTCTGTAGGAGGAATGTTAGTTGCTGTAATCACAACTCTATTGGTTCCAGTTTTATTCAGCAGCATACAAGAAAGGAAGTTATTGAAATGA